One genomic region from Amycolatopsis sp. FBCC-B4732 encodes:
- the nuoI gene encoding NADH-quinone oxidoreductase subunit NuoI, which translates to MGFLDPVKGFGVTFGMMFKKVATEEYPEAGAPAAPRYHGRHQLNRHPDGLEKCVGCELCAWACPADAIFVEGGDNTEEARFSPGERYGADYQINYLRCIGCGLCIEACPTRSLTMINFYELADDDRQRLIYTKEDLLAPLLPGMEQPPHPMRLGENEQDYYVNGPELARGEGVQ; encoded by the coding sequence ATGGGGTTTCTTGATCCCGTCAAGGGCTTCGGCGTCACCTTCGGGATGATGTTCAAGAAGGTCGCCACCGAGGAGTACCCCGAGGCCGGCGCCCCCGCCGCCCCGCGGTACCACGGACGCCACCAGCTGAACCGCCACCCGGACGGCCTCGAAAAGTGCGTCGGCTGCGAGCTGTGCGCCTGGGCGTGCCCGGCGGACGCGATCTTCGTCGAGGGCGGTGACAACACCGAGGAAGCCCGGTTCTCGCCGGGTGAGCGGTACGGCGCGGACTACCAGATCAACTACCTGCGCTGCATCGGCTGCGGCCTCTGCATCGAGGCGTGCCCGACGCGGTCGCTGACGATGATCAACTTCTACGAGCTGGCCGACGACGACCGCCAGCGGCTGATCTACACGAAGGAAGACCTCCTCGCGCCGCTCCTGCCCGGCATGGAGCAGCCGCCGCACCCGATGCGGCTCGGTGAGAACGAGCAGGACTACTACGTGAACGGGCCCGAACTCGCGCGCGGGGAGGGCGTCCAGTGA
- the nuoK gene encoding NADH-quinone oxidoreductase subunit NuoK, with product MTPTYYLLLSALLFALGAVGVLVRRNAIVVFMCIELMLNAVNLSLVTFARINGGLDGQIMAFFVMVVAAAEVVVGLAIIMAIFRTRRSASVDDTNLLKY from the coding sequence ATGACCCCGACGTACTACCTGCTGCTGTCGGCGCTGCTGTTCGCGCTCGGCGCGGTCGGCGTGCTGGTGCGGCGCAACGCGATCGTCGTGTTCATGTGCATCGAGCTGATGCTCAACGCCGTGAACCTGTCGCTGGTCACGTTCGCCCGGATCAACGGCGGGCTCGACGGCCAGATCATGGCGTTCTTCGTGATGGTCGTCGCGGCCGCCGAGGTCGTGGTCGGCCTGGCGATCATCATGGCCATCTTCCGCACCCGGCGCTCGGCTTCGGTCGACGACACCAACCTGCTGAAGTACTAG
- the nuoE gene encoding NADH-quinone oxidoreductase subunit NuoE codes for MSTAVPEPGSKDAVTTHAAAGPDVDVVAIAPDPAAAAGIIEDTPLEDVFDAGTTAQAQEIISRYPVSRSALLPMLHLVQSVQGYVSQEGIAFCAKQLDLSDAEVSAVATFYTMYKRKPCGEHLVSVCTNTLCAAMGGDAIYKKLQAHLGSEEEPLGHNETAGTPNELGSITLEHAECLAACDLAPVIQVNYEYFDNQTEDKAVALVDALRAGKKPAPTRGAPLSSFKGAELQLAGFFPEDERQYRADVDGPSQAVETLRGAKLAQDRGWVAPVASDVPLPEVEKK; via the coding sequence ATGAGCACAGCAGTTCCCGAACCCGGCTCGAAGGACGCCGTGACGACGCACGCCGCGGCCGGGCCGGACGTCGACGTGGTCGCCATCGCGCCGGACCCCGCGGCGGCCGCCGGGATCATCGAAGACACGCCGCTCGAAGACGTCTTCGACGCCGGCACCACGGCCCAGGCGCAGGAGATCATCTCCCGCTACCCGGTGTCCCGCTCGGCGCTGCTGCCGATGCTGCACCTCGTGCAGTCCGTGCAGGGCTACGTCAGCCAGGAGGGCATCGCGTTCTGCGCGAAGCAGCTCGACCTGTCCGACGCCGAGGTCAGCGCGGTCGCGACGTTCTACACGATGTACAAGCGCAAGCCCTGCGGCGAGCACCTCGTGAGCGTCTGCACCAACACGCTGTGCGCGGCCATGGGCGGCGACGCGATCTACAAGAAGCTCCAGGCGCACCTCGGGTCCGAGGAAGAACCGCTGGGGCACAACGAGACCGCGGGCACGCCGAACGAGCTGGGCTCGATCACCCTCGAGCACGCCGAGTGCCTCGCGGCCTGCGACCTCGCGCCGGTCATCCAGGTCAACTACGAGTACTTCGACAACCAGACCGAGGACAAGGCCGTCGCACTGGTCGACGCGCTGCGGGCGGGCAAGAAGCCGGCGCCGACGCGCGGTGCGCCGCTGTCCAGCTTCAAGGGTGCCGAACTGCAGCTCGCCGGGTTCTTCCCGGAGGACGAGCGCCAGTACCGCGCGGACGTCGACGGTCCCTCGCAGGCCGTCGAGACGCTGCGGGGCGCGAAGCTCGCGCAGGACCGCGGCTGGGTCGCCCCGGTGGCTTCCGATGTCCCACTCCCAGAAGTGGAGAAGAAGTAA
- a CDS encoding NADH-quinone oxidoreductase subunit J has product MITALLAQAPTGAAAGVTTGEAVAFWILGPLCLLGALGMIFSRNAVHSALWLVLTMLSLGALYMIQSAPFLGFTQIIVYTGAIMMLFLFVLMLVGRESSDSVVEVLRGQRLAATVLGVGMAALLATGIYRAMENVTPATPLDSTTAAGGGPKGLGKLIFTDYLFPFELTSALLITAAIGAMVLAFTDRHAKGGKRTQKELVVARFRGEHDRPSPLPGPGVFATANSVATPALLPDGSIAPESLSAIIESTSAIELAKERKLVADDVEHPDAHALVGSDSSESEGEKA; this is encoded by the coding sequence GTGATCACCGCCCTCCTGGCCCAGGCCCCGACGGGTGCCGCGGCCGGCGTCACCACCGGCGAGGCCGTCGCGTTCTGGATCCTCGGCCCGCTGTGCCTGCTCGGCGCGCTCGGCATGATCTTCTCCCGCAACGCCGTGCACTCGGCGCTGTGGCTGGTCCTGACGATGCTGAGCCTGGGCGCGCTGTACATGATCCAGTCGGCGCCGTTCCTGGGCTTCACGCAGATCATCGTCTACACCGGCGCGATCATGATGCTGTTCCTGTTCGTGCTGATGCTGGTCGGCCGCGAGAGCTCCGACTCGGTCGTCGAAGTCCTCCGCGGCCAGCGGCTGGCGGCGACCGTGCTCGGCGTCGGGATGGCCGCGCTGCTGGCCACCGGCATCTACCGGGCGATGGAGAACGTCACCCCGGCGACGCCGCTCGACTCGACGACGGCGGCCGGCGGCGGTCCCAAGGGCCTCGGCAAGCTGATCTTCACCGACTACCTGTTCCCGTTCGAGCTGACGTCGGCGCTGCTCATCACCGCCGCGATCGGCGCGATGGTGCTGGCGTTCACCGACCGGCACGCCAAGGGCGGGAAGCGCACGCAGAAGGAACTGGTCGTCGCCCGCTTCCGCGGTGAGCACGACCGGCCCTCGCCGCTGCCCGGCCCGGGCGTCTTCGCCACCGCCAACTCGGTGGCGACGCCGGCGCTGCTGCCGGACGGCTCGATCGCCCCGGAGTCGCTCTCGGCGATCATCGAGTCCACCTCGGCGATCGAGCTGGCGAAGGAACGCAAGCTCGTCGCCGACGACGTCGAGCACCCGGACGCGCACGCGCTGGTCGGCTCGGACAGCTCGGAATCCGAAGGGGAGAAGGCATGA
- a CDS encoding NADH-quinone oxidoreductase subunit C codes for MTENPQPGDEQSSADRPEGGLEPTGTRPAEPVVTGRERQGMFGVHGTGDTSGYGGVRLPAYNPAPAERPYGGWFDQFADEFYAALSDNKIPAEAILQTTVDRGEITFYVAREQLPAIAKVLRDDGGLRFELLSSVSGVDYGVDVPQRLHSVYHFTSLTYRRRIRLEVTLDVDDAHVPSLVGLYPTADWQEREAWDMFGIVYDGHPALTRILMPDDWDGHPQRKDYPLGGIPVEYKGAEIPPPDQRRSYS; via the coding sequence ATGACTGAGAACCCGCAACCCGGCGACGAGCAGTCCAGCGCCGACCGGCCCGAAGGCGGCCTCGAGCCGACGGGCACCCGCCCCGCCGAACCCGTCGTCACCGGCCGCGAACGCCAGGGCATGTTCGGCGTCCACGGCACCGGCGACACCTCCGGCTACGGCGGTGTCCGGCTCCCGGCCTACAACCCGGCGCCCGCCGAACGCCCGTACGGCGGCTGGTTCGACCAGTTCGCCGACGAGTTCTACGCGGCGCTGTCGGACAACAAGATCCCCGCCGAAGCGATCCTGCAGACGACGGTCGACCGCGGCGAGATCACCTTCTACGTCGCCCGCGAGCAGCTGCCCGCGATCGCGAAGGTGCTGCGCGACGACGGCGGTCTCCGCTTCGAGCTGCTGTCCTCGGTGTCCGGCGTGGACTACGGCGTCGACGTCCCGCAGCGGCTGCACTCGGTGTACCACTTCACGTCCCTGACCTACCGCCGCCGGATCCGGCTCGAGGTGACCCTCGACGTCGACGACGCGCACGTGCCGTCGCTGGTCGGGCTCTACCCGACCGCCGACTGGCAGGAGCGGGAGGCCTGGGACATGTTCGGCATCGTCTACGACGGCCACCCGGCGCTGACCCGGATCCTGATGCCGGACGACTGGGACGGCCACCCCCAGCGCAAGGACTACCCGCTCGGCGGGATCCCGGTCGAATACAAGGGCGCGGAGATCCCGCCGCCGGACCAGCGGAGGTCGTACTCGTGA
- a CDS encoding NADH-quinone oxidoreductase subunit B family protein yields the protein MGLEEKLPNGILLASLEGLVNWSRKNSMWPATFGLACCAIEMMTVGGSRYDIARFGMERFSATPRQADLMIVAGRVTQKMAPVLRQIYDQMAEPKWVLAMGVCASSGGMFNNYAVVQGVDHIVPVDMYLPGCPPRPEMLLDAILKLHAKIQDEPINARRAAIRAASGARTELVASSIKYAKK from the coding sequence ATGGGCCTCGAAGAGAAACTCCCCAACGGCATCCTGCTGGCCAGCCTCGAAGGTCTCGTCAACTGGTCGCGGAAGAACTCGATGTGGCCGGCCACCTTCGGGCTCGCCTGCTGCGCGATCGAGATGATGACGGTCGGCGGTTCCCGCTACGACATCGCCCGCTTCGGCATGGAGCGCTTCAGCGCGACGCCGCGGCAGGCCGACCTGATGATCGTCGCCGGCCGGGTCACGCAGAAGATGGCGCCGGTCCTGCGCCAGATCTACGACCAGATGGCCGAGCCCAAGTGGGTGCTCGCCATGGGCGTCTGCGCCTCCTCCGGCGGCATGTTCAACAACTACGCCGTGGTCCAGGGCGTCGACCACATCGTGCCGGTCGACATGTACCTGCCCGGCTGCCCGCCGCGGCCGGAGATGCTGCTGGACGCGATCCTCAAGCTGCACGCCAAGATCCAGGACGAGCCGATCAACGCCCGCCGCGCCGCCATCCGCGCCGCCAGCGGGGCCCGCACCGAGCTCGTCGCGTCGTCGATCAAGTACGCGAAGAAGTAG
- a CDS encoding NADH-quinone oxidoreductase subunit D yields MTINEDTTEVPEADSRDTTEGRVYSVSGGDWDDVIADAAHDERMVINMGPQHPSTHGVLRLVLEMEGETVTQLRSVIGYLHTGIEKNCEYRTWTQGVTFVTRMDYLAPLSTEMAYCLGVEKLLQIEAPRRAQLLRVMLLEINRIGSHLVYIATGGMELGATTAMTLGFREREEVLHLLEHLTGLRMNHAFIRPGGLAQDMPADYVEKVTEFVKTMKKRLPLYDKLFTGQPIWRNRLKGVGYLPVDACLALGVTGPVLRSAGLPWDLRKTEPYSCYDEFDFDVPVDNGADCWSRYLIRVHEMHESLKIIEQCLEKLEPGPVMVEDKKVAWPAQLSIGSDGMGNSLEHVKKIMGQSMESLIHHFKLVTEGFKVPAGQVYTSVESPRGELSAHLVSDGGTRPLRVHVREPSFVNLQSMPAMAEGGLVADVIAAIASIDPVMGGVDR; encoded by the coding sequence GTGACCATCAACGAAGACACCACCGAAGTTCCCGAAGCCGACTCGCGGGACACCACCGAGGGCCGCGTCTACTCGGTCTCCGGCGGCGACTGGGACGACGTCATCGCCGACGCGGCGCACGACGAGCGCATGGTCATCAACATGGGCCCGCAGCACCCGTCGACGCACGGCGTGCTCCGGCTCGTGCTGGAGATGGAGGGCGAGACCGTCACGCAGCTGCGGTCGGTCATCGGCTACCTCCACACCGGCATCGAGAAGAACTGCGAGTACCGGACCTGGACCCAGGGCGTCACCTTCGTGACGCGCATGGACTACCTGGCCCCGCTTTCGACGGAGATGGCGTACTGCCTCGGCGTCGAGAAGCTGCTGCAGATCGAGGCCCCGCGCCGCGCGCAGCTGCTTCGCGTGATGCTGCTGGAGATCAACCGGATCGGCTCGCACCTCGTCTACATCGCGACCGGCGGCATGGAACTCGGCGCCACCACCGCGATGACGCTCGGCTTCCGCGAGCGCGAAGAGGTGCTGCACCTGCTGGAGCACCTGACCGGCCTGCGGATGAACCACGCGTTCATCCGCCCCGGCGGCCTCGCGCAGGACATGCCGGCGGACTACGTCGAGAAGGTCACCGAATTCGTCAAGACGATGAAGAAGCGCCTTCCGCTGTACGACAAGCTGTTCACCGGTCAGCCGATCTGGCGGAACCGGCTCAAGGGCGTGGGCTACCTGCCGGTCGACGCGTGCCTCGCGCTCGGTGTCACCGGCCCGGTGCTGCGGTCCGCCGGCCTCCCGTGGGACCTGCGCAAGACCGAGCCGTACTCCTGCTACGACGAGTTCGACTTCGACGTGCCCGTGGACAACGGTGCCGACTGCTGGTCGCGCTACCTGATCCGGGTGCACGAGATGCACGAGAGCCTCAAGATCATCGAGCAGTGCCTGGAGAAGCTCGAGCCGGGCCCGGTCATGGTCGAGGACAAGAAGGTCGCCTGGCCCGCGCAGCTGTCCATCGGCAGCGACGGCATGGGCAACTCGCTCGAGCACGTCAAGAAGATCATGGGCCAGTCGATGGAGTCCCTGATCCACCACTTCAAGCTGGTGACCGAAGGCTTCAAGGTGCCGGCCGGGCAGGTCTACACCTCGGTGGAGTCGCCGCGCGGCGAGCTGAGCGCGCACCTGGTCTCCGACGGCGGCACCCGGCCGCTGCGGGTCCACGTGCGCGAACCGAGCTTCGTGAACCTGCAGTCGATGCCCGCAATGGCCGAAGGCGGCCTCGTCGCGGACGTGATCGCCGCGATCGCCTCGATCGACCCCGTCATGGGGGGAGTGGACCGATGA
- the nuoH gene encoding NADH-quinone oxidoreductase subunit NuoH, with protein MTPLLTEAAVGSVPDAATRAALLADDPLWLILLKCVVILLIGPIFTIFLIVWERKAVGRMQNRPGPNRVGPGGYLQSLADAIKLPFKEQIIPDTADRKVYFLAPVLCVVPSLIALSAIPFGPVVSIFGERTVLQLLDLPVSALVILACSSIGVYGIVLAGWASGSPYPLLGGMRSAAQVISYEIAMGLSIVAVILQAGSLDLADIVGKQQPAWFLYLVPSFVIYLISMVGETNRAPFDLPEAESELVGGFHTEYSSMKFAMFFLAEYVNMVIVSAFATTLFLGGWMAPWPLSLIGNNVLNTGWWPVLWFFAKMFVLLFGFIWLRGTLPRLRYDQFMRLGWKVLVPLNLVWIIMVTFAKVIAWNTASIIIAAVAIFIVVALFFYVRASGREEESETVPVTGGGFPVPPLDLKVPQTTPRQKALAKAEAKAARRKPAAVGTAKEGAQDGVS; from the coding sequence GTGACACCGTTGCTGACCGAAGCGGCCGTGGGCAGTGTCCCGGACGCGGCCACGCGGGCGGCGCTGCTGGCGGACGACCCGTTGTGGCTGATCCTGCTGAAGTGCGTGGTCATCCTGCTGATCGGGCCGATCTTCACGATCTTCCTGATCGTCTGGGAGCGCAAGGCCGTCGGCCGGATGCAGAACCGGCCCGGCCCCAACCGGGTCGGCCCGGGCGGCTACCTGCAGTCCCTGGCGGACGCGATCAAGCTGCCGTTCAAGGAACAGATCATCCCGGACACGGCCGACCGCAAGGTGTACTTCCTCGCGCCGGTCCTGTGCGTGGTGCCGTCGCTGATCGCGCTGTCGGCCATCCCGTTCGGCCCGGTCGTGTCGATCTTCGGCGAGCGGACCGTGCTCCAGCTGCTCGACCTGCCGGTCAGCGCGCTGGTGATCCTGGCCTGCTCCTCGATCGGCGTCTACGGCATCGTGCTCGCCGGCTGGGCGTCCGGCTCGCCGTACCCGCTGCTCGGCGGCATGCGCAGCGCGGCGCAGGTGATCTCGTACGAGATCGCGATGGGTCTCTCGATCGTCGCGGTGATCCTGCAGGCCGGCTCGCTCGACCTGGCCGACATCGTCGGCAAGCAGCAGCCGGCGTGGTTCCTGTACCTGGTCCCGAGCTTCGTGATCTACCTGATCTCGATGGTCGGCGAGACCAACCGCGCCCCGTTCGACCTCCCCGAGGCCGAGTCGGAGCTGGTCGGCGGCTTCCACACCGAGTACAGCTCGATGAAGTTCGCGATGTTCTTCCTCGCCGAGTACGTCAACATGGTGATCGTCTCGGCGTTCGCGACGACGCTGTTCCTCGGCGGCTGGATGGCCCCGTGGCCGCTGTCGCTGATCGGGAACAACGTGCTCAACACCGGCTGGTGGCCGGTGCTGTGGTTCTTCGCGAAGATGTTCGTCCTGCTGTTCGGGTTCATCTGGCTGCGCGGCACGCTGCCCCGCCTGCGCTACGACCAGTTCATGCGCCTGGGCTGGAAGGTCCTGGTCCCGCTGAACCTGGTGTGGATCATCATGGTGACCTTCGCGAAGGTCATCGCCTGGAACACCGCGTCCATCATCATCGCCGCGGTCGCCATCTTCATCGTCGTCGCCCTGTTCTTCTACGTCCGCGCGTCGGGCCGCGAAGAGGAGAGCGAGACCGTTCCGGTGACCGGCGGCGGTTTCCCGGTCCCGCCGCTGGACCTCAAGGTCCCGCAGACCACCCCGCGTCAGAAGGCCCTGGCCAAGGCCGAGGCGAAGGCGGCCCGCCGCAAGCCGGCGGCCGTCGGTACCGCAAAGGAAGGAGCGCAAGATGGGGTTTCTTGA
- a CDS encoding NADH-quinone oxidoreductase subunit G has translation MTIAPDKPQTEETPVPEGHVKLVIDGEEVIAPKGELLIRTAERLGTVIPRFCDHPLLDPAGACRQCLVEVEMGGRPMPKPQASCTMTVADGMVVKTQLTSPVADKAQQGVMELLLINHPLDCPICDKGGECPLQNQALAHGRTESRFVDTKRTFPKPLPISTQVLLDRERCVLCQRCTRFSREIAGDPFIELLERGAHQQIGTAETADVLDLASRTTSGQPFQSYFSGNVIQICPVGALTSAAYRFRSRPFDLVSSPSVCEHCSSGCAERTDFRRGKVQRKLAGDDPEVNEEWICDKGRFAFRYTGADDRIRRPLVRNAASGELEEASWTDALRIAAAGLTEARSNGGVGVLPGGRLTVEDAYAYSKFARVALHTNDVDFRARPHSAEELAFLTSRVVGVTAESGVTFGEIERARTVLCVAFEPEDEAPIVFLRLRKAARKNRTRVVHLGQWTTSSVRKTFGELLACVPGQEAAAIDGIAKHAPDLDEALRGDGSVVLVGERAAQVPGLFSALQDLVERTGVRLAWIPRRAGDRGALQAGCVPTLLPGGRRVTDDAARVAVENAWGVPVPATPGRDTTGILEAASGRELGGLVVGGVDPYDLPDPELALRALDTAGFVVSLELRHSAVTERADVVLPVAASDEKAGSYLNWEGRTRPFDVTLEGTGALPDCRVLDTLAVEMDADLFTQTPAAARGDFEKLGKASALNWSHVAVEVPAPVTPGAGQAVLSTWRQLIDNGSLQDGEPHLKGTQRTPVARLSAKTAEGLGVTVKVSTERGAITLPVEIADLPDGVVWLPGNSDGSAVFKTLGAGHGALVNLAGGEQ, from the coding sequence ATGACGATCGCCCCCGACAAGCCTCAGACCGAAGAGACGCCGGTCCCCGAAGGCCACGTCAAGCTGGTCATCGACGGCGAAGAGGTCATCGCCCCGAAGGGCGAGCTCCTCATCCGCACGGCCGAACGCCTCGGCACGGTCATCCCGAGGTTCTGCGACCACCCGCTCCTCGACCCGGCGGGCGCCTGCCGCCAGTGCCTGGTCGAGGTCGAGATGGGCGGCCGGCCGATGCCGAAGCCGCAGGCGTCATGCACGATGACCGTCGCCGACGGCATGGTCGTCAAGACGCAGCTGACGTCGCCGGTCGCGGACAAGGCCCAGCAGGGTGTGATGGAGCTGCTGCTCATCAACCACCCGCTGGACTGCCCGATCTGCGACAAGGGCGGCGAGTGCCCGCTGCAGAACCAGGCGCTGGCCCACGGCCGCACGGAGTCCCGGTTCGTGGACACCAAGCGGACGTTCCCGAAGCCCCTGCCGATCTCGACGCAGGTGCTGCTGGACCGCGAACGCTGCGTGCTCTGCCAGCGCTGCACCCGGTTCTCCCGCGAGATCGCCGGCGACCCGTTCATCGAGCTCCTCGAGCGCGGCGCCCACCAGCAGATCGGCACCGCGGAGACGGCGGACGTGCTCGACCTGGCGTCGCGGACGACGTCCGGCCAGCCGTTCCAGTCCTACTTCTCCGGCAACGTCATCCAGATCTGCCCGGTCGGGGCCCTGACGAGCGCGGCCTACCGATTCCGCTCCCGCCCGTTCGACCTGGTGTCCTCGCCGAGCGTCTGCGAGCACTGCTCGTCGGGCTGCGCCGAGCGCACCGACTTCCGGCGCGGCAAGGTTCAGCGCAAGCTGGCCGGCGACGACCCCGAGGTCAACGAAGAGTGGATCTGCGACAAGGGCCGCTTCGCTTTCCGCTACACCGGCGCCGACGACCGCATCCGCCGTCCACTGGTCCGCAACGCCGCCAGCGGTGAGCTGGAAGAGGCGTCCTGGACCGACGCGCTGCGCATCGCGGCCGCCGGCCTCACCGAAGCCCGCTCGAACGGCGGCGTCGGCGTCCTGCCCGGTGGCCGGCTGACCGTCGAGGACGCTTACGCGTACTCGAAGTTCGCCCGGGTCGCCCTGCACACCAACGACGTCGACTTCCGCGCCCGCCCGCACTCGGCCGAGGAGCTCGCGTTCCTCACCTCGCGGGTCGTGGGCGTGACGGCGGAGTCCGGCGTCACCTTCGGCGAGATCGAGCGGGCCCGCACGGTCCTGTGCGTCGCCTTCGAGCCTGAGGACGAAGCGCCGATCGTGTTCCTGCGGCTGCGCAAGGCGGCCCGCAAGAACCGCACCCGCGTCGTCCACCTGGGACAGTGGACGACCTCGTCGGTGCGCAAGACGTTCGGTGAGCTGCTCGCCTGCGTCCCCGGCCAGGAGGCCGCGGCCATCGACGGCATCGCCAAGCACGCGCCGGACCTCGACGAGGCCCTGCGCGGCGACGGCTCGGTCGTCCTGGTCGGCGAGCGCGCCGCCCAGGTGCCCGGCCTGTTCTCGGCGCTGCAGGACCTGGTGGAGCGCACCGGCGTCCGGCTCGCGTGGATCCCGCGCCGGGCCGGCGACCGCGGCGCGCTGCAGGCCGGCTGCGTCCCGACGCTGCTGCCGGGCGGCCGCCGCGTCACCGACGACGCCGCCCGCGTCGCCGTCGAAAACGCTTGGGGCGTCCCGGTCCCGGCCACGCCGGGCCGCGACACCACCGGCATCCTCGAGGCCGCTTCGGGCCGCGAGCTCGGCGGCCTGGTCGTCGGCGGCGTCGACCCGTACGACCTGCCGGACCCGGAGCTGGCGCTGCGCGCGCTGGACACCGCCGGCTTCGTCGTCAGCCTCGAACTGCGCCACAGCGCGGTGACCGAGCGCGCGGACGTCGTGCTCCCGGTGGCGGCGTCGGACGAGAAGGCCGGCAGCTACCTCAACTGGGAGGGCCGCACCCGCCCGTTCGACGTCACCCTCGAAGGCACCGGCGCCCTGCCGGACTGCCGGGTGCTCGATACCCTCGCCGTCGAGATGGACGCCGACCTGTTCACGCAGACGCCGGCCGCCGCCCGCGGCGACTTCGAGAAGCTGGGCAAGGCTTCGGCGCTGAACTGGAGCCACGTCGCCGTCGAGGTGCCGGCCCCGGTGACGCCGGGCGCGGGCCAGGCGGTCCTGTCGACCTGGCGCCAGCTGATCGACAACGGTTCGCTGCAGGACGGCGAGCCGCACCTGAAGGGCACTCAGCGCACGCCGGTCGCGCGGTTGTCCGCGAAGACGGCCGAAGGTCTGGGCGTCACCGTGAAGGTGAGCACCGAGCGCGGTGCGATCACGCTGCCGGTGGAGATCGCGGACCTGCCCGACGGTGTCGTGTGGCTGCCGGGCAACTCCGACGGCTCCGCCGTGTTCAAGACCCTCGGTGCCGGCCACGGTGCCCTGGTGAACCTTGCTGGGGGTGAACAGTGA
- the nuoF gene encoding NADH-quinone oxidoreductase subunit NuoF: MADPITPVLTKRWLSPNSWQIGTYEALEGYTAVRKALAGTPEQLVQVVKDSGLRGRGGAGFPAGIKWSFMPPNFDKPHYLVINADEGEPGTCKDIPLMMADPHSLIEGCIIASYAMRSNHCFIYVRGEALHCIRRLNAAVREAEAAGYLGENILGSGFDLKITVHAGAGAYICGEETALLDSLEGRRGQPRLKPPFPAAAGLYAAPTTVNNVETIASAPFIVNGGSSWFREMGREKSPGPKIYSISGHVEKPGQYECPLGTTLRELLDMAGGMKDGIPLKFWTPGGSSTPMFTAEHLDVPLDFEGAAEAGSMLGTTAVQVFNETVSVPWAVMKWTQFYEHESCGKCTPCREGTYWLAQILERMVEGHGTEEDIDTLLDVCDNILGRSFCALGDGAVSPIQSGIKYFRDEFLALCESTKRELVGAQAS; the protein is encoded by the coding sequence ATGGCCGATCCCATTACGCCGGTCCTCACGAAGCGCTGGCTGTCCCCGAACTCCTGGCAGATCGGGACGTACGAGGCACTCGAGGGCTACACCGCCGTCCGCAAGGCACTGGCCGGCACGCCCGAGCAGCTCGTCCAGGTGGTCAAGGACTCCGGCCTGCGCGGCCGCGGCGGCGCGGGCTTCCCGGCCGGCATCAAGTGGTCCTTCATGCCGCCGAACTTCGACAAGCCGCACTACCTGGTGATCAACGCCGACGAGGGCGAGCCGGGTACCTGCAAGGACATCCCGCTGATGATGGCGGACCCGCACTCGCTGATCGAGGGCTGCATCATCGCCTCGTACGCGATGCGGTCCAACCACTGCTTCATCTACGTCCGCGGCGAGGCGCTGCACTGCATCCGCCGCCTCAACGCGGCCGTGCGCGAAGCCGAAGCGGCGGGCTACCTGGGCGAGAACATCCTCGGCTCGGGCTTCGACCTCAAGATCACCGTCCACGCCGGCGCGGGCGCGTACATCTGCGGTGAAGAGACGGCGCTGCTCGACTCGCTGGAAGGCCGTCGCGGCCAGCCGCGGCTCAAGCCGCCGTTCCCGGCCGCCGCGGGTCTCTACGCCGCGCCGACCACGGTAAACAACGTCGAGACCATCGCGAGCGCGCCGTTCATCGTCAACGGCGGGTCGAGCTGGTTCCGCGAGATGGGCCGCGAGAAGTCGCCCGGCCCGAAGATCTACTCGATCTCCGGCCACGTCGAGAAGCCCGGCCAGTACGAGTGCCCGCTCGGCACCACGCTGCGCGAGCTGCTCGACATGGCGGGCGGCATGAAGGACGGCATCCCGCTCAAGTTCTGGACCCCGGGCGGCTCGTCCACCCCGATGTTCACCGCGGAGCACCTCGACGTTCCGCTGGACTTCGAAGGCGCGGCGGAAGCCGGGTCGATGCTGGGCACGACCGCCGTGCAGGTCTTCAACGAGACGGTGTCGGTGCCCTGGGCCGTGATGAAGTGGACGCAGTTCTACGAGCACGAGTCCTGCGGCAAGTGCACGCCGTGCCGCGAAGGCACGTACTGGCTGGCGCAGATCCTCGAGCGGATGGTCGAGGGCCACGGGACCGAAGAGGACATCGACACCCTCCTCGACGTCTGCGACAACATCCTCGGCCGGTCGTTCTGCGCCCTCGGCGACGGCGCGGTGTCGCCGATCCAGAGCGGCATCAAGTACTTCCGCGACGAATTCCTCGCTCTGTGTGAGAGCACCAAGCGCGAACTGGTGGGAGCGCAGGCATCATGA